Proteins found in one Macaca nemestrina isolate mMacNem1 chromosome 4, mMacNem.hap1, whole genome shotgun sequence genomic segment:
- the LOC105472714 gene encoding oligodendrocyte transcription factor 2 yields the protein MDSDASLVSSRPSSPEPDDLFLPARSKGSSGSAFTGGTVSSSTPSDCPPELSAELRSAMGSAGAHPGDKLGGSGFKSSSSSTSSSTSSAAASSTKKDKKQMTEPELQQLRLKINSRERKRMHDLNIAMDGLREVMPYAHGPSVRKLSKIATLLLARNYILMLTNSLEEMKRLVSEIYGGHHAGFHPSACGGLAHSAPLPAATAHPAAAAHAAHHPAVHHPILPPAAAAAAAAAAAAAVSSASLPGSGLPSVGSIRPPHGLLKSPSAAAAAPLGGGGGGSGGSGGFQHWGGMPCPCSMCQVPPPHHHVSAMGAGSLPRLTSDAK from the coding sequence ATGGACTCGGACGCCAGCCTGGTGTCCAGCCGTCCGTCGTCGCCAGAGCCCGATGACCTTTTTCTGCCAGCCCGGAGTAAGGGCAGTAGCGGCAGCGCCTTCACTGGGGGCACAGTGTCCTCGTCCACCCCGAGCGACTGCCCGCCGGAGCTGAGCGCTGAGCTGCGCAGCGCTATGGGCTCTGCGGGCGCGCATCCTGGTGACAAGCTAGGAGGCAGCGGCTTCAAGTCATCCTCGTCCAGCACCTCGTCGTCCACGTCGTCGGCGGCCGCGTCGTCCACCAAGAAGGACAAGAAGCAAATGACAGAGCCAGAGCTGCAGCAGCTGCGTCTCAAGATCAACAGCCGCGAGCGCAAGCGCATGCACGACCTCAACATCGCCATGGACGGCCTGCGCGAGGTCATGCCGTACGCGCACGGCCCTTCGGTGCGCAAGCTTTCCAAGATCGCCACGCTGCTCCTGGCGCGCAACTACATCCTCATGCTCACCAACTCGCTGGAGGAGATGAAGCGACTGGTGAGCGAGATCTACGGGGGCCACCACGCTGGCTTCCACCCGTCGGCCTGTGGGGGCCTGGCGCACTCCGCGCCCCTGCCCGCAGCCACCGCGCACCCGGCAGCAGCAGCGCACGCAGCACATCACCCCGCGGTGCACCACCCCATCCTGCCGCCCGCCGCCGCAGCGGCTGCTGCAGCCGCTGCCGCTGCGGCGGTGTCCAGCGCCTCTCTGCCCGGTTCGGGGCTGCCGTCGGTCGGCTCCATCCGTCCACCGCACGGCCTACTCAAGTCTCCGTCTGCTGCCGCGGCCGCCCCGCtggggggcgggggtggcggCAGTGGGGGCAGCGGGGGTTTCCAGCACTGGGGCGGcatgccctgcccctgcagcatgTGCCAGGTGCCGCCGCCGCACCACCACGTGTCGGCCATGGGCGCCGGCAGCCTGCCGCGCCTCACCTCCGACGCCAAGTGA